A part of Campylobacter ureolyticus ACS-301-V-Sch3b genomic DNA contains:
- a CDS encoding RrF2 family transcriptional regulator: MPILTTKGVYGLMAIAQIANASKFEPISIKDISDKTGVSKGYLEQILNDLRNSKIISSKKGKNGGYFLRKSAQKISFYDIFYALEKDFKMTNLDVKDKTLQQFFKNGDEKLKEVFSSPISNIIKTTENSLDSTI; this comes from the coding sequence ATGCCAATTTTGACAACAAAAGGAGTTTATGGACTTATGGCTATTGCTCAAATAGCTAATGCTAGTAAATTTGAACCAATTTCTATAAAAGACATATCTGATAAAACAGGAGTTTCAAAAGGATATTTAGAGCAAATTTTAAATGATTTAAGAAATTCAAAGATAATTTCTAGTAAAAAAGGTAAAAACGGCGGATATTTTTTAAGAAAATCAGCCCAAAAGATAAGTTTTTACGATATTTTTTACGCATTAGAAAAAGATTTTAAGATGACAAATTTAGATGTTAAGGATAAAACACTACAACAATTTTTTAAAAATGGTGATGAAAAACTTAAAGAGGTATTTAGCTCACCCATAAGCAATATCATAAAAACAACAGAAAATAGTTTAGATTCTACTATTTAA